The proteins below come from a single Rhizobium etli CFN 42 genomic window:
- a CDS encoding nitric oxide reductase activation protein NorD codes for MLEFLELEETVGRAWHRLVGDTRSWPRHPQHEVKLADIRSQLSVCFRAFGGEPTLQIQKSRQQSSSHRLRFRQVVGLGEERSDHPTWDGSAIHLPASIEIFDDERLNRDLYFWLAAYIAVASTPDRRADDAMLSDIARIEAGRRNAARVVATFPGMHARYLRLSEAILACRTRGRLPKAERQVEDYLRFALAFPLGDRLANLIRPTAAKAPPGYLPMLPVPIWPDFTGRAEAEKSDREDLPSEGGEAGPARSSHQAVRKKDAYDRRRDPFILNRFEKILAMAEMVNVDRPTDDRDDDDAGAADELDEISLSETRERPKSKFRFDLDLSPEASDVSQIHGAFTYPEWDYRRKQYMEDHCRVLLGTVPAPQQATVATDQAIVRKIRRQFETLRPKREIRKAQLDGNDLDLEALIRARADLLATGQPDDRIYECARPASHELATSILVDVSLSTDSWVDNRRVLDLEKQALDVFARGLDACGDSFSIHTFTSRRRNWVRIDSIKEFEETFSPTTARRIADLKPGYYTRMGAALRHVSGQLHQHGARKKLLLILTDGKPNDVDHYEGRFALEDSRKAVAEARALGQAVFAVTVDRNAGDYLPAIFGRAGFAVISELSKLPSALPAIYRNLTA; via the coding sequence ATGCTCGAATTCCTGGAACTCGAAGAAACGGTCGGACGCGCGTGGCACCGCCTTGTCGGCGACACCCGCTCCTGGCCCCGCCATCCGCAGCATGAGGTCAAACTGGCCGACATCAGATCGCAGCTGTCGGTCTGCTTCCGCGCCTTCGGCGGCGAGCCGACGTTGCAGATCCAGAAATCGCGCCAGCAGAGCTCGTCGCACCGGCTGCGTTTCCGGCAGGTCGTCGGCCTCGGCGAGGAGAGAAGCGATCATCCGACCTGGGACGGCAGCGCAATCCATCTGCCTGCATCGATCGAAATCTTCGATGACGAACGGCTGAACCGGGATCTCTATTTCTGGCTCGCGGCCTACATTGCGGTGGCTTCCACGCCCGATCGCAGGGCAGACGACGCCATGCTTTCCGACATCGCCCGGATCGAAGCGGGGCGCAGAAACGCCGCGCGAGTGGTCGCGACCTTTCCTGGCATGCATGCTCGGTACCTTCGCCTGAGCGAGGCCATTCTCGCATGCCGAACCCGCGGCAGGCTGCCCAAGGCCGAGAGGCAGGTCGAGGATTATCTGCGCTTCGCCCTGGCATTTCCATTGGGGGACCGGCTGGCCAACCTTATCCGGCCGACGGCAGCCAAGGCGCCCCCAGGTTATCTGCCGATGCTGCCTGTCCCGATCTGGCCAGACTTCACCGGACGCGCGGAAGCTGAAAAATCCGACCGCGAGGACCTTCCCTCCGAGGGTGGCGAGGCAGGCCCTGCCCGCTCTTCGCATCAGGCCGTCCGCAAGAAGGACGCCTACGACCGCCGGCGCGATCCCTTCATCCTCAACCGCTTCGAAAAGATCCTCGCCATGGCCGAGATGGTCAACGTCGACCGTCCGACGGATGACCGGGACGACGACGATGCCGGCGCAGCCGATGAACTTGACGAGATCAGCTTGAGCGAAACACGTGAGCGGCCGAAGTCGAAGTTCCGTTTCGACCTGGATCTCTCCCCGGAAGCCTCGGACGTCTCGCAAATCCACGGCGCATTCACCTATCCCGAATGGGATTACCGCAGAAAGCAATATATGGAGGATCACTGCCGCGTCCTCCTCGGCACCGTCCCGGCCCCGCAGCAGGCGACCGTCGCGACCGATCAGGCCATCGTGCGCAAGATCAGACGGCAATTCGAGACGCTCCGGCCGAAGCGGGAGATCCGGAAGGCGCAGCTCGACGGCAACGACCTCGACCTCGAGGCGCTGATACGGGCGCGCGCCGATCTGCTTGCAACCGGCCAGCCGGATGACCGCATTTATGAATGCGCCCGTCCTGCCTCACACGAACTTGCTACGTCGATCCTCGTCGACGTCTCGTTGTCGACGGATTCCTGGGTGGATAACCGCAGGGTCCTCGATCTCGAGAAACAGGCGCTCGACGTCTTCGCGCGCGGCCTGGATGCCTGCGGCGACAGTTTCTCCATTCACACTTTCACGTCGAGACGCCGCAACTGGGTGCGTATCGACAGCATCAAGGAGTTCGAGGAGACGTTCTCGCCGACGACCGCGAGGCGGATCGCCGATCTGAAGCCCGGCTATTACACGCGTATGGGGGCGGCCCTCCGGCATGTGTCGGGGCAGTTGCACCAGCACGGCGCGCGGAAAAAGCTGCTCCTCATCCTGACGGACGGCAAGCCGAATGACGTCGATCATTACGAAGGACGATTTGCCCTGGAGGACAGCCGAAAAGCGGTCGCCGAAGCCCGCGCCCTCGGCCAGGCCGTCTTTGCCGTCACCGTCGACCGCAACGCCGGCGACTATCTGCCGGCAATCTTCGGAAGGGCGGGCTTTGCCGTGATCTCGGAGCTTTCGAAACTGCCGAGCGCACTGCCGGCGATCTATCGAAACCTCACCGCCTGA